A window of Natrinema sp. HArc-T2 genomic DNA:
TTCCGTATGCAGAGCGACCGGCAGCGCGGGTACTCGCAACCAGCGAGTCAATCGCCGACCAGCATATACAGGTCGACAGTCGCGACGGCCAGACGCGGTGGCTCTCCGTGAACGCCGAACCGCTCGACGACGGCGTTATCGTCACAACAGCCGATATTACGCAACTCAAAGAGCAGGCACAGCGCCTCGAGCGCCAGCACGACGACCTTGAGGCCGAACTCGACGCAGTGTTCGAGCGGATCGACGACGCGTTCTACGCGCTCGACGACGACCTGCGATTTACCTACGTCAATGACCGTGCCGAAACACTGCTGGGACACTCCGGGTCAGAACTACTGGGCAGGAACATCTGGCAGGCGCTGTCCATCCCCGACGATGACCCGCTCCGTGACCGATACGAGACGGCGCTAGCTACCCAGACGGCGACGAGTTTCGAACGCTACTCTGAGCCGCTCGACATCTGGGAGATCGTGAGAGTGCACCCTTCGGAGTCCGGCCTCTCAGTGTATTTCACCGATATTACCGATCAAAAAGAGCGTGAACGCGAACTCGAGGAATCGGAGCGTCGCTACCGAACGCTTGTCGAGAACGTCCCAAATGGCATGGTCGCCCTCTTCGATGACGATCTCGAGTACACACTTGCCGGCGGGCAGCTAATTGAACAGTGTGATATCGATTCGACCGACCTCGTTGGAGCATCAGCGGGGACGTTGGTGGAAGAATCGACGGCCCGCGAACGAATCGAAGCCAACTATCGGAGTGCGATCGCTGGCGAAACGGCGACGTTCGAGATAGAGTGGAACGACCGTGAGCTGTGGATGCAGACAGCCCCCGTGACCGACGACGACGGTGATGTGTTTGGAGGCATGGTGATCGGCCAGGACATCACCGAGCGCAAGCGACAAGAGCGCCAGCTCCGCGAACGCGAGGCCACCCTCGAGCGAACGATACAACTGCTCGAACAATCACAGCAACTGGCGAGCGTGGGCGCCTGGGAACTCGATATGGGCACGACGCCCGCCGACCTCTGGTGGACCGACGAAGTCTATCGAATCCACGGTCTCTCGCCGGATCAAGAAGTCGACCTCGTGGATGGGATTTCGTTCTACCACCCCGAGGATCGGCCACGGATCCGCGAGGCGGTTGAGCACGCGATCGAGGATGGCGACCCATACGATCTCATACTCCGAATCGAACCAGCCAACGGCGGCCTGCGATGGGTTCGGACCATCTGCAACCCAGTGCAAACCGACGGCGAGGTGGTTGCACTCCGTGGCGCGTTCCAAGACATCACCGAGCGGATCGAGCACGAACAGGACCTCGAGCGCCAGCGAGAGCAACTCGCCGCACTCAATAACCTCAACGACGTCGTCCGCAGCATCACCGACGAAGTCATCGATCAGTCCACACGCGCGGAGATCGAACAAGTCGTCTGCGAGCGTCTCGCCGAGTCGCAGTCGTACCTGTTCGCCTGGATCGGTGATGTCGATGTCTCTTCAGAGACAGTGACCATGCGAGCGGAAGCCGGCGTCGAGGGCTATCTCGATGAGATCACGATCTCTGCCGACCCGGACGACGAGCGCAGTCAAGGGCCGACAGGTCGAGCGATCCTTGAGCGCGAGATCCAGACGACGCAGGATATCGAAGCCGATAGTAGACACGACCCCTGGCGCGACCATATCAAACAACACGGCTTCCGCTCGTCGGCGGCAGTCCCGATCATCTACGAGGACACCGTCTATGGAGTGTTGAACGTCTATGCAGACCGACCGAATGCGTTCGAGGACCAGGAACAGACAGTCATCAGTCAGCTGGGCGAGGTGATTGGCCACGCGATCGCCGCCACCGAACGCAAGCGGGCGTTGATGAGTGACGATGTCGTCGAACTCCAGTTTCGCATTCGTGATATTTTCGACGTCACTGAAAGCGATGCCCCAGCCGACGGCTCGATCAGAATTGACCACACAGTTCCCATCGAAAACGACGAATTCCTCGTCTACGGGACAGTCACTGACGACGCTATCGAGAGTTTGAATGGGCTCGTCGATGCACTCCCCCACTGGACTGCTGTCACCTACCGGACTGACAACGAAGTGACGGATTTTGAACTCCGACTCTCCGAAGCGCCGATACTGTCGACGGTCGCCTCACTAGGTGGCGCCGTCAAGAGCGCCGTCATCGACGACGATGGCTATCAGATGACGTTTCATCTCGCGCCAAGCGCAGATATCCGGCAGGTCATCGACGCCGTCCAGGCAACCTATCCGACCGCAGAGCTGCTGAAACACAGTCAGACCACGCGTCCTGACACCACCGCTGGACGTGTCCGTCACGTGCTGACGGACGAACTCACCGACCGCCAGCGAGCAGCCCTCGATGCCGCCTATCACGCGGGCTTTTTCGAGTGGCCTCGCGATGCCTCCGGCGAAGAGATCGCCGACTCGCTCGAGATTGCGCCGGCGACGTTCCATCAACATCTCCGCCGAGCACAGAAGGAAGTCTTCGAATCGTTGCTCTCAGGACCGGCTGCTGCCTGAACACGCCTAAAACGGCTGTGTTGAATCACCGGACAGCGGCGGGATAGGTCGCTAAATCAAAGATCCAGCTATATCAGTAATAAGTTCCCTATGAGATCGTAGAAATTGGTATGTTTGGCATCATAGAGGGCGTCATAGAACTCTTCCCGCGATTTTATTACACCTAATTCTACATCGAATTGGCTAATAAGTGAGTATGCGAATCTAATGCTGACACTTCTATCAGCTACCAGTGATGTTGCTACACATAGTGTCTGCATTCTCCATGGTTCATTTCCCGTTGGAGTCAAATACACAGAATAATTATTAAATAAAATATATAAAAAGTTTCCAGTGGTGCCTATTAATAGCGTTAGTTTCAACTCTCAAAACCTGCTATCACTCGCAAGACTTCTCTGCCGCCTCGACGAGGGCATCGCTATCGAGCGCTACAGCAAACTCCGCATCGAACACCCCCTGCCGACAGCGAACCATTAGCCGTCTCCGAGGGAATGCTGTCGTGCTGCGTAGAGGTGTCGAATCGCGCCGACAGTAAAGGCGAGTGCGCCGAGGATCATCGGTGTGTCTCCAAGCGTTCGTGCCCATAGTAGCGTCTGGACGTGATCTTGCTCGTAGAACTCGAGGCTCCGTGCGGCAGCATATCCGTCCTGATAGGCGGTCTGCAACTGTACGAATCCAACAGGGAGTAACGATGCGACGGACATGATGACGAGTCCGACGTTCGTCAGCCAGAACGCGCCCCGGAACCACGTCGGATCCCACGCCGCTTCGGGTGTGACGACACGCAGAATATACGTGCCGAGACCGAGTGCAAGTAGCCCGAATGCGCCGAACAGCGAGGTATGAGCGTGTGCAACGGTCAGGTAGGTTCCGTGTTCATAGTAGTTGATAACCGGGAGATTGATGAAGAAACCAAGCACTCCACCACCAACGAAGTTCCAAACGCTACTGCCGACGATGAACAAGAGTGGTATCGTGTAGGGAAATGCCTCGCCTTGAGCTTTCAACGACCGATATTCGCCG
This region includes:
- a CDS encoding PAS domain-containing protein; this encodes MTASALTESLRETLACFDSTGEPRTTTEVADQLDLGRRSTYGRLERLVEHDRLKTKKVGASARVWWRPSSVADRSISDGESPPSTELPVNDVLDDAEIGLFVIDADLEVVQLNKTAERYFDLERERVLGQDKRDLLTEQLAPSVADSTSFADTVLGTYEDNTYTERFECRITAGENREARWLEHQSKPIESGTYAGGRIELYYDITDRKRSEHDRHMEQTLLEHVLETSPIGIGIFDADGEIRRVNQQFAEYLGLGGDDPTTYVLGDVPLFDEDGEEIPYAERPAARVLATSESIADQHIQVDSRDGQTRWLSVNAEPLDDGVIVTTADITQLKEQAQRLERQHDDLEAELDAVFERIDDAFYALDDDLRFTYVNDRAETLLGHSGSELLGRNIWQALSIPDDDPLRDRYETALATQTATSFERYSEPLDIWEIVRVHPSESGLSVYFTDITDQKERERELEESERRYRTLVENVPNGMVALFDDDLEYTLAGGQLIEQCDIDSTDLVGASAGTLVEESTARERIEANYRSAIAGETATFEIEWNDRELWMQTAPVTDDDGDVFGGMVIGQDITERKRQERQLREREATLERTIQLLEQSQQLASVGAWELDMGTTPADLWWTDEVYRIHGLSPDQEVDLVDGISFYHPEDRPRIREAVEHAIEDGDPYDLILRIEPANGGLRWVRTICNPVQTDGEVVALRGAFQDITERIEHEQDLERQREQLAALNNLNDVVRSITDEVIDQSTRAEIEQVVCERLAESQSYLFAWIGDVDVSSETVTMRAEAGVEGYLDEITISADPDDERSQGPTGRAILEREIQTTQDIEADSRHDPWRDHIKQHGFRSSAAVPIIYEDTVYGVLNVYADRPNAFEDQEQTVISQLGEVIGHAIAATERKRALMSDDVVELQFRIRDIFDVTESDAPADGSIRIDHTVPIENDEFLVYGTVTDDAIESLNGLVDALPHWTAVTYRTDNEVTDFELRLSEAPILSTVASLGGAVKSAVIDDDGYQMTFHLAPSADIRQVIDAVQATYPTAELLKHSQTTRPDTTAGRVRHVLTDELTDRQRAALDAAYHAGFFEWPRDASGEEIADSLEIAPATFHQHLRRAQKEVFESLLSGPAAA